In Myxococcota bacterium, a single window of DNA contains:
- the hisC gene encoding histidinol-phosphate transaminase produces the protein MKLRELVNAHIRDLDPYVPGKPVEELERELGIASAVKLASNESPIGPSRRAVEAIFAAAENLNRYPDDTCFALRDALATQLGVATNQLCFAGGSDGILELLAKCFLAPGDEALFPWPSFAMYPIMTRGAGATPVLAPLDRAYRADVAALLAAVTPRTRLVVLANPNNPTGTSIGAAEFARLVRELPERIVLAADEAYLSFVRRSDFPDSIAALRERKTLVVLRTFSKGHALAGLRIGYAIGDAELISYLERARHPFIVNSLAQVAAVAALADHAHAARIAELTHQGIAQLEAGLRKLGIPFADTDANFLLLEVGPGADALQERLLRFGVITRPLGGFGLKTHLRVSVGTREENERFLTALAAERKP, from the coding sequence ATGAAGCTGCGCGAGCTCGTGAACGCTCACATCCGGGACCTCGATCCCTATGTGCCGGGCAAGCCCGTCGAGGAGCTCGAGCGCGAGCTCGGCATCGCGTCGGCGGTGAAGCTGGCGTCGAACGAGAGCCCGATCGGGCCGTCGCGGCGCGCGGTCGAGGCGATCTTCGCCGCGGCCGAGAACCTGAACCGCTACCCCGACGACACCTGCTTCGCGCTGCGCGACGCGCTGGCGACACAGCTCGGTGTCGCCACCAACCAGCTGTGCTTCGCGGGCGGCTCCGACGGCATTCTCGAGCTGCTCGCCAAGTGCTTCCTCGCGCCGGGCGACGAGGCGCTGTTCCCGTGGCCCAGCTTCGCCATGTACCCGATCATGACCCGCGGCGCGGGCGCGACGCCCGTGCTGGCGCCGCTCGACCGCGCCTACCGTGCCGACGTGGCCGCGCTGCTCGCTGCGGTGACTCCGCGCACGCGCCTGGTCGTGCTGGCCAACCCGAACAATCCCACCGGCACCTCGATCGGCGCGGCGGAGTTCGCGCGCCTGGTGCGCGAGCTGCCCGAGCGCATCGTGCTGGCCGCCGACGAGGCCTACCTCTCGTTCGTGCGCCGGTCGGACTTCCCCGACTCGATCGCGGCGCTGCGCGAGCGCAAGACGCTGGTCGTGCTGCGCACGTTCTCGAAGGGTCATGCGCTCGCGGGGCTGCGCATCGGCTACGCGATCGGCGACGCGGAGCTCATCTCCTACCTGGAGCGCGCGCGCCACCCGTTCATCGTGAACAGCCTGGCGCAGGTCGCGGCGGTGGCCGCGCTCGCCGATCACGCGCACGCGGCGCGCATCGCCGAGCTCACCCACCAGGGCATCGCGCAGCTCGAGGCCGGCCTCCGGAAGCTGGGCATCCCGTTCGCCGACACCGACGCGAACTTCCTGCTGCTCGAGGTCGGCCCCGGCGCCGATGCGCTGCAGGAGCGGCTCTTGCGCTTCGGGGTGATCACCCGGCCGCTCGGCGGCTTCGGGCTCAAGACCCACCTGCGGGTGTCGGTCGGAACGCGCGAGGAGAACGAGCGCTTCCTCACGGCTTTGGCGGCCGAGCGCAAGCCTTGA